The Desulfovibrio sp. TomC region CAGGCCCTGGCGGGACAGGGCCGGGCTGCCGGCAGGGACGGCCAGCGGAAAGGCGGCCGTGCGGAAACGGCGCGGCAGTTCGGACAGGGCCGGCGCGTCCAGGGTTAGCACGCCTTGCGTCGCCCCAGTCTGGGCCAAGGCCGGGGCAAGCCAGCCGGCCAGCAACGCCAGCCCCAGGCAACAGGCCCGCAGCAGCCGCAGGCATCCGGCAGATCCGAGCCGATATGTGGCTTCAGGCGTTTGCATCACGAGTCCCCCGGACAGGTTTGTCTGCGCCGCCTGCCTGGCGGCGGCGATGCCCCCGACAGACGGCGGCTACTGCGGCAAGCCCAGGACCTGACGCACTTCGGCCCTGGCCTTGGCATAGTCCTCAAGAAAAGTCGGGGACTGGAACAGGAAGGCGGCGATGACCGTGCCTGCGATCCGGCCGGCCACAACGTCGCTTGGATAATGCACCCCGCCGATCTCGCGGTTGAGCCGATACTGTTCGGCCCGATCATAAATCTGCACCTGCTTTTCCGGGACCATGTTGGCCAAAACAATGGACATGAGCGTGCCGAAGGTCGAGTGGCCGCTTGGGTAGGAGGCATTGCCGGGCTTTGGCACGCAGGGCGTGATGGCCGGGTTGGCGGCATAGGGTCTTGGCCGGTCCCAGTGCTTTTTGGCCGGCCCCAAAAGCTCGTCGCCATTCTCCTTGACCGCCTTGAAAAAGGCGGCGGCCACGGGCAACTTTTCCGCCGTGAAATTCTCCCCGACGGCATCGGCGAACCGGAAGACGCTACGCTCGGCATCGGCCAGGGCAAAGGCCTCCATGTCCGGAGTCCGCTCTTTTTGCAGCATCAGCAACAGGTCCATCTCCCGCTGTTGCCGGACCGAGTCCAGGGCCGGGGGCGGCGGGAGCAGTCGGGCGAAATCGATCTGCTCGCGGCTGACGAACAGCGCCTCGCCGGACCAGCCGGTCTGGGGCAAGAGGAACAACAGAAGCAATACAAACGGACGGCTCAAATGACGCATGGGGAACCTCCACATGGGGACAACACGGGTACAAGATGCAACGGCAGCCTGACGGAAGGGATCGGATGCCTTTATAAAGCACCTGCCCCCGGGTGTCACGGTGTCCCATTGCGCCTGATTCCAGGCCGGCAGCCAAGGACCGCGTCAAAGGATTTCCATCCCGCCCGCCATTTGCCGGCTTCGTTGCCGGCCGCTGGCGGCCCTGGCCGCGCCCCCGCCGGACAGTTTGAAAACATGTCTTTTACGAACCGCAGGCCTCTCCCGAAGGTAACCGGCCGGGGCGAAGCAGCGACAAGGTCGCCAGAGCACAGGCGCGGATGGGACGAGAGGGTCCCGGAGCCTTTGCCGGGAGCGTTTGGCGGCTTGTGGAACGGATTCTGCAAGGCCTGCCCCATGCAGGGAGGTTTTGCCCATGTTCGCACCAAGCATCCATCTGGAATGCGTTAGTTTTTTTGAGCCGACCGAAGGCGTGTGGCGGGAAGAAAACGTCAAAGGGCCGACGGACGACGAAGCCCGTAACGGACAAACCGACGAGGAAGAGGATTTCCTGTCGTTTTGCCGGCGCTCGCTGCTCTAACCGGATTGGCAGCCCCGGCTGTTGCGGCTATACGGGTCAGGTCGCAGTCCCCTCGCGTCTCCTGCGCGGGAGGGATTGCGGTGTAACCTTGGAGGTCGCATGAAACGCCTGCTGTGCCTTCTGGCGCTCATCGCCTTTGCCGCCACGGCCATGGGCTGTCCGGCTCCCCGCCGCCACGCTCCGCCGCCGCCGCCCGGCCAGGGCGCGCCCGGTCAGACCCCGCACCCGCCCGGCCAGGGTGCACCGGGGCAGTTCTCGCCGCCGCCCGGACCAGGTGCGCCCGGCCCGTTCCCGCCGCCAGTCGCCCATCCCTAGACCAGAACCACGGGCCGGCCTGTCCGGCCCGTGTCGCAACCTCGGGTCAGTCCGGGGTATAGTGCGGCAAAGCCGGTTCGCGCAGCGACACGAACTGGTCGGCCAGGACGCGACAGTACCCGCAGGTCCGGCACTGGCGTGAACAATCGGCCGTGCGGGCAAAAAAGTCCTCGGGCAGGGAGGCGTTGTCGCAGGCATAGCGGTCGGACAAAATTTCCAGGGTATCAAGCAGCCAAAGCAGGTTCCCGTCGTATCGCCCGGCCAGATAGGCCGACACAATGGTCCGCAAATCCCTGGCTGTACGGCTGCGGCCGCAAATCTTGACGAAATCCACCACACCTTCCAGCTGTCCCACGTCTTCGGGCCGGATAAACGGCGAGGCCAGCATCCGCCCCGGGTCCTCGGCGAAACGGCGCAGACAGCCCAGATCGCGGTTGATGTCCGGGCCTACCCGGCAGGCCGCCAGCCGCGACAAAGCGATATGGGCGTCATGGGCGGTCTTGTAGGGACAGGCATACAGACAGCCCTCGTTGGCCATCACCCCCACCTGCATCCCCGGCCACTGCCGGTGCAGCCCTGCGGTGATGGCGGCCAGATGCCCGGGCCGGCGATTGCTGTCCCGGTCGAGGATCACCGATGGCGGCGGCCGAAAGCGGGTGGAACCGGCCGCCTCGATGATGGCCGAGGCCCGCTCCAGACTGTCCAGACGAAAATTGATGCTGGGGATGGCGCAAAGCGCCCCGGCCACCTCCGGCGAGGCGTCGGAAAGGGCCTGGAGCAGGTATTGATCGGCGTAGATGATGCCGGTCACCGCCCCGGCGGCCAGATACCCGTCAAGCAGCATGACCAGATCGCGCAGCCCGTCGCCGGTGAGCAGATCCGGAGCATGGAAGGCTGCGTTTAACAGCCCCAGGCGCGGAATATCGGGCAGGGCGGCCAGCCCGACGGCCAGCTCCAGGGGCGAAGGATCGGCCAACCCCGGCAACCGGGCGTCCGGCGTCTCCGGGCCGAGCCTGAAATAGACGGCTGAAAGCGCACTGGCCTGTCCGGCCACCAGGGCGGCATAGGTCGCCTCGGGCACAAAGGGGACCTCAAAACGCATGGTCGCTCCTTTGCCGCTGCCGCGCGGGTTGGCGACACCGGCAAATCCGACATAATGTAAACAGCCGTTAACCGCAACACCGCCGCCGCAATTTCCGCCTGAAACCGCCGGCCAGACCGGACGACAGCGGTTTTATCCTCTGCCCTGCCGGCCGCGTCTTGTCAAACACCCTTGCCTTTCCGGGCAAGGTCCTTATTTTGCCTCCTTGCCACGCAGAAGTTTGGAGGCATGATGAGCGAAGCTCCCCGTATCCACATTGAAGGCGCCCGCCAGCACAATCTGAAAAATCTCACCCTGGACATCCCCCGCGACCAGCTGGTCGTGGTGTGCGGCCCTTCGGGTTCGGGCAAATCCACCCTGGCCTTCGACATCGTGTACGCCGAAGGGCAGCGACGGTATGTGGAATCGCTGTCGGCCTACGCCCGGCAATTCCTGCCGCAGATGGACAAGCCGCAGGTGGACAAGATCGAGGGCCTGTCTCCGGCCATTTCGCTGGAGCAGCAGACCGCCACCCGCAACCCGCGTTCCACCGTCGGCACGGTGACGGAAATCTACGACTTTCTGCGCGTCTTTTTCGCCCGCCTGGGCAAGCCCCATTGCCCGGGATGCGGGGAGCCGATCACCGCCCGCACGGCCGATGAGATCATAAGCGACATCCTGGCCTTGCCGGACGGCTCCAAGCTTCTGCTGCTGGCCCCGCTGGTCGAACACCAGAAAGGGACCCACGCCGACCGGCTCAAGAAACTCAAGAGCCAGGGCTTTGCCCGGGTGCGCGTCGGCGGCGTGGTCGTGCCGCTGGAGCCCTTGCCGGAACTGGAAAAAAACAAGCGGCACACCATTGATCTGGTGGTGGACCGGCTGGTGGTCAAGGACGGCATCCGCTCGCGCCTGTCCGACTCGGTGGAACTGGCCCTGGCCCAGGGCGAGGGCCGGGTCTACGTGGCCGACCACGAGGGCAAGGCCAGGGACCGCATTTTTTCCACGGCCTCCTCCTGCCCCGCCTGCAAGATCAGCGTGCCGCCGCCCTCGCCCCAGCTCTTTTCCTTCAACAGCCCGCAAGGGGCCTGTCCGGCCTGTTCGGGCCTGGGCACGGTGGACTATTTCGAGCCGGCGCTTTTAGCCCCCAACAAGGGCCTGTCCCTGGCCGAGGGCGGCATCCTGCCCTGGAAAAGCGAACGCGCCCTGGCCCGGTACAGCAAACGTCTGGAGGAACTTGGGGTGCGCCACGGCTTCACGCTTCGCACCAAACTCGGCGAGTTCTCCGACACAGCCCGGGAAGCACTCTTTTACGGCGACAAGGCCTTTGGTTGGGAGGGCGTGGTCCGACTGCTGGAAAAGGGGCAATCCTTTGGCTCGGTGTGGCGCGACGAACTGGCCCGCTACCGCCAGTCTCGGCCGTGTCCCACCTGCAACGGCGCGCGGCTGCGGCCGGAATCCCTGGCCGTGCGGGTGGCGGACCAGAACATCGCCCAATTCTGCGCCATGCCCATCGACCGGGCCTTGCCCTGGCTCACGGGCCTCGATTTCACCGGCTCGGACGCAGTGATTGCCGAACCGCTTTTGAAAGAACTCACCCATCGCTTGAAGTTTCTTTCCGGCGTCGGCCTGGAATATCTGTCCCTGTCGCGCAACATGGCCACCCTGTCCGGCGGCGAAGCCCAACGCATCCGGCTGGCCGGCCAGCTCGGGTCCGGGCTGGTCGGGGTCACCTATGTCCTGGATGAACCAAGCATTGGCCTGCATCCCCGGGACAACGACCGCCTGCTCGCCACCCTGCGCCAGCTCCAAGGCCGGGGCAACACGGTACTCGTGGTCGAGCACGACGAGGCCACCATCCGCAACGCCGACCATGTCATTGAGCTGGGACCGGGCTCGGGCCGGCTTGGCGGCGAAATTGTCTACCAGGGCGACGTGGCCGGCATGCTGGCCTCGTCGACCTCGCTGACCGGCAAATATCTGCGCGGCGACGCCGTCTCCCCGCGCCCGGAAACCCGGCGGGCCGGCAAGGGCCATCTCGTTTTGCGCGGCGTGGCCACCAACAATCTGAAAAATATTGACGCCGCCATACCGCTCGGCTGTCTGGTCTGCGTCACGGGCGTTTCCGGTTCGGGCAAAAGCTCCCTGATCATGGATACGCTGTATAAGCACCTGGCCCTGGCCAAGGGTCTCAAGGTGGACGCGCCCGGGGCCATTGCCGGCATTGAGGGGGCCGAGCTGATCGAAAAAGTCGTCAGCATCGACCAGACGCCCATCGGCCGCACCCCGCGTTCCAACCCGGCCACCTACACCAAGATCTTCGACGAGATCCGCAACATCTTCACCACCACCCCGGACGCCAAACGCCGGGGCTTCAAGCCCGGCCGCTTCAGCTTCAACGTCAAGGGCGGGCGCTGCGAGGCCTGCGGCGGCGACGGGCAGATCCGGGTGGAGATGCATTTCCTGCCGGACATTTATGTCACCTGCGAGGTGTGCGGCGGTCTGCGCTACAACCGCGAGACCCTGGACGTGCGCTACAAGGGCTTGAACATCGCCGAGGTACTGGATCTGACCGTGCGGGGGGCCAGGGAATTTTTCGAGAATTACCCGGTCCTCGACCGCCGCCTGCAGGTCCTCGAAGAGGTTGGGCTGGAGTATCTGCACCTGGGCCAGCCGGCCACCACGCTGTCCGGCGGCGAGGCCCAGCGCATCAAAATTTCAAGGGAACTCGGCAAACGCAGCCTGCCCGGGGCGCTCTACATCCTGGACGAGCCGACTACCGGATTGCACATGCAGGAGGTGGGCAAGCTCATCACCGTGCTCCACCGGCTGGTGGACAAGGGGGCGAGCGTGCTGGTCATCGAGCACAACACCGACGTCGTGGCCGCCTCCGACCACGTCATCGATCTCGGCCCCGGCGGCGGGGAGGGCGGCGGGCGCATCGTGGCCCAGGGCACGCCGGAAGACCTCAAGGCCGACCCGAACTCCGTGACCGGACGGTTCCTGCCGTAACGCCTGCTACAGCTCCTGATCCTTGTCGTCGTCTTTGCCGGTCATCCATTTGTTTATGGGATTTTTCTCGCCAGGATGGCGTTCCTGGAAATTCCTGGCCCGGCGGTTGAAATAGATCAGGAAGACAAAACCCAGGGCGATCAGCACAAGGAGAAAGACGCCGTTGCTCATGGACGGCCTCCAGGGGGAGCTGTTGGTTGCGTTGCGCCGTGTTCCATCATTCTTAAAATACGCCCCCGCTCCCGCCTTGTACAGTCCTCCCATTCGCCCCCTGTTCGTCACAGAGCACGGCTCGGTTTCCGGCCGTTGCCCAACGAACGGGGGATGACCATGCGTTCCATCGGCATGAGCGCCATTCTCAGCCCGGCAGTCAGCGCCACGGCAGGCCGGCGACGCCTGTTGGCCCTTTTCCCCCTTTGAAAAGAAGCCGTTGCGGCTGCGGCGTCCTCCCCGCTTCTTCGCCCCTCTTGCGCCAGGAACATCCCACCGTCTGCCTCGCCGCGAAATAAAAAAAGACGCGCGCAATAGCGGCGGGGCACGAATCGGCAGTCCTTTGTCAGATTTTCTGCCTGCTTTGTGGCCACGCCCCCGGACATAGCCCAAAACAGACACTAAAATAACAATAAAACGTGATTGTTAGACCTCAAAAAAACACTGGCCTCTGCCGCTGCTTTTCCTTATTGCCAACCAGGGGGTGAGCGCGATTATTCGCAAGATTGGCAAACTGGGTCATGTTTACATGCTCCGCGCCGATCAGGACAGCGCTGCCGCGTGCTGATGCTCCATACTGCGCCCCCTTTTTCATCCACCGTATCCGGGAGACTCACCATGCGCCGACTGGGCCTCAACACCGTTCTGACTCTGGCCGTCATTGCCTCGCTGTTTCTGGGCATAGCCGCCATCATCCTCTATGCCGCGACCTCGACGGCCGACATTTCCACGTCGTTACAAGAAGAAGAACTCCAGCGCACAGCCACGGACATGGTCAACCTGATCAGCCTCAGCCTGGAAAACGGCAAAGAGAGCGCCGACACCCTGGCCTCGCTGCCCGTTTTTCTCGAAGCCCTCATCGGCGCGCCGGAACGAGCCCAAAAAATGCTCGACGGCTACCTCAAAAACTCTGACGCCCTCTTGGCCGTCCTGGTCGTCGATACCGACGGCAAGGCCGTGGCCTCGGTTTCCAAATCCGGCAAACCCCTGGCCGACTCCTACAAGGACTGGGATTTTTTCAAAGCGATTTCTTCTGGAAACGACGACTACACCAGCGCGACGATCCGCCGCGATGCAGCCGGCAACACCACCTATTTCACCACGGCCCATGCCGTGCATGGACCCGACTCCAAAATACGGGGCATGGTGGTCCTTTGCACGGACTGGAACCGTCTGACCCGCGCCTATCTCTCCCCCATCCGCTTCGGCCAATCCGGCTATGGCTTCATCTTCGACGATGCGGGACGGATCATTGCCCATGCCAAAGACAAGTCCCTGCTCCTGGCCCAACCCTCCGACAAAACCATTGGCGAACGGGCGGCTGCACTCAAAAACGGCATCATGCGCTACGATTACAAGGGTGAGAACAAATATATGGCCGTGGCCCAGGTCGCCGGCGTCCATTGGCTGGTGTGCATGACCGCTTCGGCCTCCGAAGTCGCCGCCAAGGCCGCCGGCCAGCGCAATGTGCTCATCGGCCTGGGCGCCGTCGTGCTCCTCGCCGTGGCCGCGCTCATCATCATCTTTAACAAGGTGGTGGTGCTTACCCCCCTGGCTGCCATCGCCGCCTATGCCGCCGCCGTGGCCGACGGCAACCTCAAGGCCATCCTGACCGGCCGCTTCCGCTTCGAGCTGGCCGGACTGGCCCATAATCTGGAGCGCATGGTGGGGGAACTCAAGACCAAGCTCGGCTTTGCCGAAGGCGTCATGCAAGGCATCCCGGCCCCCTGCGGCATCGTCGGCCCGGACTGCACCATGCTTTGGGCCAACCAGGCCATCTGCGACCTGCTGGAAAAAACCGCCCCGCCCGAAACCTTCAAGGGGCAAAAATCCGGCCTGTTCTACCTCAACGACGCCGACCGAGAGACCTGTTCAGACAAGGCGCTTCGCCATCGCACGGTCTTGACCGCCCACAATGCCTACATGACCCCTTCGGGCAAACAACTGCGCATCGATGTCGTCACCACGCCCTTTTACGACATGGACGGCACGCTCCTCGGCTCCATCTCCTTTTGGACCGACCAGACCGAACTGCACGCCCAGCAGGAACGCATCAGTGCCCAGAACATGCTCATGGCCGGCACCGCCGACAAGGCCTCGGCCACCTCCGACCGCATGGCCTCGGCCGCTGAAGAACTTTCGGCCCAGATCGAGCAGGCCAACCAGGGCGCCCAGGAACAAAACGACCGCGTCCAGGAAACCGTCACGGCCGTGGAGCAGATGAACGCCACCATCCTGGAAGTCGCCAGGAATGCCGGGGAAACCGCACAAAACACCCTCATGGCCCGGGACAAGGCCCGGGAAGGGGCTGGACTGGTCGTTGATGTGATGGATGCCGTGGACAAGGTGCGCCAGGCGGCCGAGCAGCTCAAGGACACCATGCGGGGCCTGGGCGATCAGGCCCAAGGCATCGGGACCGTGCTGGGCGTCATCTCCGACATCGCCGACCAGACCAACCTTCTGGCCCTCAATGCCGCCATCGAGGCCGCCCGGGCCGGCGAGGCCGGACGCGGCTTTGCCGTCGTGGCCGACGAAGTCCGAAAACTGGCTGAAAAAACCATGCAGGCCACCAAGGAGGTCGGACAGGCCATTTCCGGCATCCAGCGCGGCACGACCGACACCATCGGCATGGTCGATCAGGCAGCCCTCGCCGTGGGACAGGCCACGGCCCTGGCCGAACGCTCCGGCGCAGCCCTGGGTGAAATCGTCAGTGTGGTCGAAACCGCCGGCGATCAGGTCCGGGCCATTGCCACCGCCGCCGAAGAACAGTCCGCCACCTCGGAAGAGATCAACCGGGCCGTGGAGTCCATCAGCCGCATCGCCTCGGAAACCGCCCAGGCCATGGGCCAGTCCGCCCGGGCCGTCACCGAGCTGGCCGCCCAGGCCCATGAACTCAATGCCCTGGTGGCCGACATTCAGGGCGGCAGCGGGCAGCCGGCCCTCACGGCCTAGACGTCCCCCGGTCCTGCGTTCCCAGATTTGCAAAAGCGCGGCCCAGACAAACGCCCCTTTCCGGCAGTGCCGGAAAGGGGCGTTTGTCGTTTACAGCACCTTTTCCCGGACCAATATTTCCTTGATCGCCTCATAGCGGGGCTGATCCGGTGTCAGCAAGGGCTGGCTAACCACCGCTTCCCGGAGCGCGTTGTAGGCTTCACTCATGCTTCCGCTGCCTTCGGGCTCCTGCCGCAGGGCGTAAATAGTGGCGCGGTCTGGTTCCGGAGACGGGATCAGATTGCCTGAAAGTGTATCCAGCTTCATGTAGAAAGGGCGGCGATGGCGGATGAGGATGGATTGCAGCGGGTCTGGAGTCATCATGTAGCCGAGCAGTTGATTGTCGTTTGAAGCATAATGCACGTGCAGATAGTTATGCCACCGGAAAAGACGTGCGTGAAAATCAAGCGAGACTTCGTCAACGGCCAGACATCCGGCAGCCTGCAAACCGCCTTCGGTGGGTTCGCCGATAATTGCCGCCCCGAGCAACCAGACGTCGCTATGCTTGTAGCGGACAGCCAAATCGTAGACACCGCCGAGCACCTGCACGAGATCATGCAGGTACTGCTTGTCATTTTGCCGATTGAGATGTTCGAAGATGACACT contains the following coding sequences:
- a CDS encoding acid phosphatase, translating into MRHLSRPFVLLLLFLLPQTGWSGEALFVSREQIDFARLLPPPPALDSVRQQREMDLLLMLQKERTPDMEAFALADAERSVFRFADAVGENFTAEKLPVAAAFFKAVKENGDELLGPAKKHWDRPRPYAANPAITPCVPKPGNASYPSGHSTFGTLMSIVLANMVPEKQVQIYDRAEQYRLNREIGGVHYPSDVVAGRIAGTVIAAFLFQSPTFLEDYAKARAEVRQVLGLPQ
- the uvrA gene encoding excinuclease ABC subunit UvrA, which codes for MSEAPRIHIEGARQHNLKNLTLDIPRDQLVVVCGPSGSGKSTLAFDIVYAEGQRRYVESLSAYARQFLPQMDKPQVDKIEGLSPAISLEQQTATRNPRSTVGTVTEIYDFLRVFFARLGKPHCPGCGEPITARTADEIISDILALPDGSKLLLLAPLVEHQKGTHADRLKKLKSQGFARVRVGGVVVPLEPLPELEKNKRHTIDLVVDRLVVKDGIRSRLSDSVELALAQGEGRVYVADHEGKARDRIFSTASSCPACKISVPPPSPQLFSFNSPQGACPACSGLGTVDYFEPALLAPNKGLSLAEGGILPWKSERALARYSKRLEELGVRHGFTLRTKLGEFSDTAREALFYGDKAFGWEGVVRLLEKGQSFGSVWRDELARYRQSRPCPTCNGARLRPESLAVRVADQNIAQFCAMPIDRALPWLTGLDFTGSDAVIAEPLLKELTHRLKFLSGVGLEYLSLSRNMATLSGGEAQRIRLAGQLGSGLVGVTYVLDEPSIGLHPRDNDRLLATLRQLQGRGNTVLVVEHDEATIRNADHVIELGPGSGRLGGEIVYQGDVAGMLASSTSLTGKYLRGDAVSPRPETRRAGKGHLVLRGVATNNLKNIDAAIPLGCLVCVTGVSGSGKSSLIMDTLYKHLALAKGLKVDAPGAIAGIEGAELIEKVVSIDQTPIGRTPRSNPATYTKIFDEIRNIFTTTPDAKRRGFKPGRFSFNVKGGRCEACGGDGQIRVEMHFLPDIYVTCEVCGGLRYNRETLDVRYKGLNIAEVLDLTVRGAREFFENYPVLDRRLQVLEEVGLEYLHLGQPATTLSGGEAQRIKISRELGKRSLPGALYILDEPTTGLHMQEVGKLITVLHRLVDKGASVLVIEHNTDVVAASDHVIDLGPGGGEGGGRIVAQGTPEDLKADPNSVTGRFLP
- a CDS encoding methyl-accepting chemotaxis protein; the encoded protein is MRRLGLNTVLTLAVIASLFLGIAAIILYAATSTADISTSLQEEELQRTATDMVNLISLSLENGKESADTLASLPVFLEALIGAPERAQKMLDGYLKNSDALLAVLVVDTDGKAVASVSKSGKPLADSYKDWDFFKAISSGNDDYTSATIRRDAAGNTTYFTTAHAVHGPDSKIRGMVVLCTDWNRLTRAYLSPIRFGQSGYGFIFDDAGRIIAHAKDKSLLLAQPSDKTIGERAAALKNGIMRYDYKGENKYMAVAQVAGVHWLVCMTASASEVAAKAAGQRNVLIGLGAVVLLAVAALIIIFNKVVVLTPLAAIAAYAAAVADGNLKAILTGRFRFELAGLAHNLERMVGELKTKLGFAEGVMQGIPAPCGIVGPDCTMLWANQAICDLLEKTAPPETFKGQKSGLFYLNDADRETCSDKALRHRTVLTAHNAYMTPSGKQLRIDVVTTPFYDMDGTLLGSISFWTDQTELHAQQERISAQNMLMAGTADKASATSDRMASAAEELSAQIEQANQGAQEQNDRVQETVTAVEQMNATILEVARNAGETAQNTLMARDKAREGAGLVVDVMDAVDKVRQAAEQLKDTMRGLGDQAQGIGTVLGVISDIADQTNLLALNAAIEAARAGEAGRGFAVVADEVRKLAEKTMQATKEVGQAISGIQRGTTDTIGMVDQAALAVGQATALAERSGAALGEIVSVVETAGDQVRAIATAAEEQSATSEEINRAVESISRIASETAQAMGQSARAVTELAAQAHELNALVADIQGGSGQPALTA